A region from the Fusarium musae strain F31 chromosome 1, whole genome shotgun sequence genome encodes:
- a CDS encoding hypothetical protein (EggNog:ENOG41) gives MVRLSNLVGKLDINPLIQATAETVDLGPVHPPKEDSITALEQILPELKKTLVHLRHDYNKHEPEYFAAAEHLSDQDLVGFSADDFEAVRVATSAYGIHLFGKLRIPALPDPSGPSYIHFRVFIGGGDEPPKLHSIHTEEREDSGGGKTYRAIFTKNDELEWFDT, from the exons ATGGTGAGATTGTCGAACTTGGTTGGCAAACTTGATATTAACCCTTTGATCCAGGCGACCGCTGAAACTGTAGATTTGGGCCCTGTTCACCCTCCCAAGGAGGACTCCATTACAGCCTTGGAACAGATCCTccccgagctcaagaagactcTTGTTCATCTCCGCCAcgactataata AGCACGAACCAGAGTACTTTGCAGCAGCT GAACACCTCTCAGACCAAGACCTTGTCGGTTTCAGCGCTGATGACTTCGAAGCTGTCCGTGTCGCTACATCAGCCTACGGTATCCATTTGTTCGGCAAGCTTCGCATTCCCGCTTTACCTGACCCTTCAGGCCCATCTTATATTCACTTCCGTGTCTTCATTGGCGGTGGTGATGAGCCCCCCAAGCTCCATAGCATTCACACCGAGGAGCGCGAGGATTCAGGTGGCGGAAAGACCTACAGAGCAATTTTCACCAagaatgatgagcttgagtgGTTTGATACCTGA
- a CDS encoding hypothetical protein (EggNog:ENOG41~BUSCO:EOG092631MU) yields the protein MSTKYAFLSLPQGVFDSSDRDDSISSLRGTISSDNGSVLPFNIPDFKIGTLDALVQQADELTKLEASCQAVVSKVADSLKNVLEGDEDRIAQYKMVNDKPTDQYELANVDTDVKTKFNQYNSVKTNLAALQRRQTGNLSTKSLTPIVDPKLLVQDSEYIETHLIVVPGNAKKDFIKEYETISPMVVPRSAVEVAKDDEFVLFAVATFKKHSAEFLAKCREQKWTPRQYKYVEGGRQEEQRELDRVTNEERKVCGEALRMGRTGWSESVMIWIHVMTLRVFVEAVLRYGLPLDYVSVLVKTTSKLAPKVKAALDSSYSFLGGNAFGRDKRGKITKDDAALSSEMAAAGLQTGEGHEYTAYVYYEIEFP from the exons ATGTCGACGAAATACGCATTCCTATCTTTGCCCCAGGGCGTCTTTGACTCGAGCGATCGCGATGATTCCATATCATCATTGCGCGGGACAATCTCGTCCGACAATGGGTCCGTTCTGCCTTTCAACATCCCCGACTTCAAGATCGGCACTCTGGATGCCCTGGTGCAACAGGCAGATGAGCTTACCAAGCTCGAGGCGTCATGCCAGGCTGTTGTGTCCAAGGTCGCCGATTCTCTGAAGAATGTGCTCGAGGGTGACGAAGATCGTATCGCCCAGTATAAGATGGTCAACGATA AACCCACTGATCAATAC GAATTAGCTAACGTTGATACCGACGTTAAGACAAAGTTTAATCAGTATAACTCTGTCAAGACAAACCTTGCGGCTCTGCAGCGCCGCCAGAC CGGCAACCTCTCTACCAAGTCCTTGACCCCCATTGTCGACCCGAAACTTCTTGTGCAGGATTCTGAGTACATCGAGACACACCTCATTGTTGTTCCTGGCAATGCAAAGAAGGATTTCATTAAGGAGTATGAGACAATATCACCCATGGTTGTGCCACGCTCGGCTGTCGAGGTGGCCAAGGATGACGAGTTTGTTCTCTTTGCTGTGGCGACATTTAAGAAGCATAGCGCCGAATTCCTCGCCAAGTGCCGAGAACAGAAGTGGACGCCCCGTCAGTACAAGTACGTTGAAGGTGGtcgacaagaagagcaaagagAGCTCGATCGAGTCACCAATGAAGAGCGCAAGGTTTGTGGCGAGGCTCTGCGTATGGGACGTACGGGATGGAGTGAAAGTGTCATGATCTGGATACATGTTATGACATTAAGGGTCTTTGTTGAGGCAGTGCTTCGCTATGGCCTGCCTCTAGATTACGTATCGGTCCTGGTCAAG ACTACATCCAAGCTGGcgcccaaggtcaaggctgcACTGGACTCAAGCTACTCGTTCCTGGGCGGCAATGCCTTTGGACGGGACAAGCGAGGCAAGATTACCAAGGACGACGCTGCGCTGAGCTCGGAGATGGCAGCCGCTGGTCTTCAGACTGGCGAGGGACACGAATACACGGCATACGTATACTACGAGATCGAGTTTCCTTAG